Proteins from one Mycobacterium sp. SMC-2 genomic window:
- a CDS encoding class I SAM-dependent methyltransferase, whose amino-acid sequence MAMNLLHRRRCSSAGWEKAVADQLLPWSLEGVELGARTLEIGPGYGATLRALLDRAASLTAVEVDAAMADHLRHRYGDRARVLQGSGTDTGLPADDFTSVVCFTMLHHVPSAELQDRLFAEAFRVLRPGGVFAGSDGVPSLLFRLLHVADTYNPIAPRDLPGRLRAAGFTDVRTDVRGGRQRWRATKPVA is encoded by the coding sequence ATGGCGATGAATCTCCTGCACCGGCGGCGGTGCAGCTCGGCGGGCTGGGAGAAAGCGGTGGCCGATCAGCTGCTGCCCTGGTCATTGGAAGGCGTCGAATTGGGCGCCCGCACTTTGGAAATCGGCCCGGGATACGGGGCCACGCTTCGAGCCCTCCTCGATCGCGCCGCCTCGCTCACGGCGGTCGAAGTCGACGCCGCGATGGCCGATCACTTGCGGCATCGCTACGGCGACCGGGCCCGCGTCCTGCAAGGCAGCGGCACCGACACGGGGCTGCCCGCCGACGACTTCACGTCGGTGGTGTGCTTCACGATGCTGCACCACGTTCCCAGCGCCGAGTTGCAGGACCGGCTCTTCGCCGAGGCGTTCCGGGTGCTGCGACCGGGCGGGGTTTTCGCCGGTAGCGACGGCGTCCCGTCGCTGTTGTTCCGGCTGCTCCACGTCGCCGACACCTACAACCCGATCGCACCGAGGGACCTCCCGGGGCGGCTGCGCGCCGCGGGATTCACCGACGTCCGCACCGACGTTCGGGGCGGTCGGCAGCGGTGGCGGGCCACCAAACCGGTTGCCTAG
- a CDS encoding DUF2834 domain-containing protein — protein MVSLLVHAVLGLSVIGWIVASNSTVFARPAGGPLFSPLECVYYVVGIASVALGWWFNIHFVQQYTHGATNPIWGPGSWADYIRLMFTNPAASSASQDYTIANVILLPLFTIVDGYRRGLKHPWLYFVSSLFTSFAFAFAFYFATMERQRRHEQARETVDA, from the coding sequence ATGGTCTCGCTTCTTGTGCATGCAGTTCTCGGGCTCAGTGTCATCGGCTGGATCGTCGCATCGAACTCGACGGTCTTCGCCCGGCCGGCCGGCGGCCCGTTGTTTTCCCCGCTGGAATGCGTGTATTACGTCGTCGGCATCGCGTCGGTCGCGCTGGGTTGGTGGTTCAACATCCACTTCGTGCAGCAGTACACCCACGGCGCAACCAATCCGATCTGGGGACCCGGCAGCTGGGCGGACTACATCCGGCTGATGTTCACCAACCCCGCCGCCAGTTCGGCCAGCCAGGACTACACGATCGCGAATGTCATTCTGCTGCCGCTGTTTACGATCGTGGACGGCTACCGCCGCGGGCTCAAGCACCCGTGGCTGTATTTCGTGTCCAGCCTGTTCACCAGCTTCGCGTTCGCGTTCGCCTTTTACTTCGCCACCATGGAACGGCAGCGCAGGCACGAACAAGCCCGCGAGACGGTGGACGCCTAG
- a CDS encoding NAD(P)/FAD-dependent oxidoreductase, whose amino-acid sequence MSEYDAIVIGAGHNGLAAAVLLQKAGLRTVCLDSKLYAGGMASTVELFDGYRFEIAGSVQFPTSTVVVEELGLDTLPTIDLDVMSVAVRGVGDDPLIQYSDPIKLFTHLNEVHGADAVNGMAGLMAWSQAPTRALGRFEAGTQPKTYDEMYACATNEFERSAIDDMLFGSVTDVLDRYLPDREKHGALRGSMTVLAVNTLYRGPATPGSAAALAFGLGVPDGDTMQMKKLRGGIGALTSHLCELLESHGGQVRLRTKVTEILVAGGRVSGVRTEGGEELTAPIVVSGIAPDITLNELIDPALLPGDIRERYARTDHRGSYLQMHFALDEAPEFAAPYEALNDPAMQASIGLFCTPEEVQQQWEDCRRGIVPADPTVVLQIPTQNDPDLAPAGKHAASAFALWFPIEGGADYGDAKMEMGQRVIDKITRLAPNFERSIIRHTTFTPKHMGVMFGAPGGDYCHGLLNPDQIGPNRPGPKGFRGQPIPIEGLYLGSAGCHGGPGITFIPGYNAARQALAERTA is encoded by the coding sequence ATGTCTGAATACGACGCGATAGTCATCGGCGCGGGGCACAACGGCCTCGCGGCGGCGGTGCTGCTGCAGAAGGCGGGATTGCGCACCGTGTGCCTGGATTCCAAGCTGTACGCCGGTGGAATGGCGTCCACGGTGGAGCTTTTCGACGGGTACCGGTTCGAGATCGCCGGCTCGGTGCAGTTCCCTACTTCGACGGTGGTCGTGGAGGAACTCGGCTTGGACACCCTGCCGACCATCGACCTGGACGTGATGTCGGTCGCGGTCCGCGGCGTCGGTGACGATCCGCTGATCCAGTACAGCGACCCCATCAAGTTGTTCACCCACCTCAACGAGGTGCACGGGGCGGACGCGGTCAACGGGATGGCGGGGCTGATGGCCTGGAGCCAGGCGCCCACGCGGGCGCTGGGCCGGTTCGAGGCGGGCACGCAGCCCAAGACCTACGACGAGATGTATGCCTGTGCCACAAACGAATTCGAGCGCTCGGCCATCGACGACATGCTTTTCGGTTCGGTCACCGACGTGCTGGACCGCTACCTTCCCGACCGCGAGAAGCACGGCGCCCTGCGCGGCTCGATGACCGTCCTGGCCGTCAACACCCTGTATCGCGGGCCCGCCACGCCGGGCAGCGCGGCCGCGCTGGCCTTCGGGCTGGGCGTCCCCGACGGGGACACCATGCAGATGAAGAAGCTGCGCGGCGGCATCGGGGCGCTCACCTCGCACCTGTGCGAACTCCTGGAGAGCCACGGCGGCCAGGTCCGGCTGCGGACCAAGGTGACCGAGATCCTGGTCGCCGGCGGGCGCGTCAGCGGGGTGCGCACCGAGGGCGGCGAGGAGTTGACGGCGCCGATCGTCGTCTCGGGCATCGCGCCCGACATCACCCTGAACGAGTTGATCGACCCGGCCCTGCTGCCCGGCGACATCCGGGAGCGCTACGCGCGGACCGATCACCGCGGCAGTTACCTGCAGATGCACTTCGCCCTTGACGAGGCCCCGGAGTTCGCCGCGCCCTACGAGGCGCTCAACGACCCGGCGATGCAGGCCTCGATCGGCCTGTTCTGCACGCCGGAGGAAGTCCAGCAGCAGTGGGAGGACTGCCGCCGCGGAATCGTCCCCGCCGACCCGACGGTGGTGCTGCAGATCCCCACGCAGAACGACCCGGACCTGGCACCCGCGGGCAAGCATGCCGCCTCGGCGTTCGCGTTGTGGTTCCCGATCGAGGGCGGCGCGGACTACGGCGACGCGAAGATGGAAATGGGCCAGCGGGTGATCGACAAGATCACCCGGCTGGCCCCGAACTTCGAGCGCAGCATCATCCGGCACACCACCTTCACGCCCAAGCACATGGGCGTGATGTTCGGCGCCCCCGGCGGCGACTACTGCCACGGCCTGTTGAACCCCGACCAGATCGGGCCGAACAGGCCCGGCCCGAAGGGTTTTCGCGGTCAGCCGATTCCGATCGAGGGCCTGTACCTGGGCAGCGCCGGTTGCCACGGCGGGCCGGGCATCACGTTCATTCCCGGCTACAACGCGGCCCGGCAGGCGCTCGCCGAACGCACGGCCTGA
- the serS gene encoding serine--tRNA ligase produces MIDLKLLREDPDAVRRSQLDRGEDPALVDALLAADAARRAAISSADALRAEQKSASKSVGAASPEERPAKLARAKELAEQVKAAETQQAEAEAAFTAAHMAISNVVIDGVPAGGENDYRVLEVVGEPAQLENPKDHLELGESLGLIDMRRGAKVSGSRFYFLTGRGALLQLGLLQLALRLAVENGFIPMIPPVLVRPEVMAGTGFLGTHADEIYRVEADDLYLVGTSEVPLAGYHADEILDLSGGPLRYAGWSSCFRREAGSYGKDTRGIIRVHQFDKVEGFVYCMPADAEAEHERLLGWQREMLAHIGVPYRVIDVAAGDLGSSAARKFDCEAWVPTQGAYRELTSTSNCTTFQARRLSTRYRDEGGKPQTAATLNGTLGTTRWLVAILENHQQPDGSVRVPDALVPFVGTELLEPVGTIG; encoded by the coding sequence GTGATCGACCTGAAGTTGCTCCGGGAAGACCCCGACGCCGTGCGCCGCTCGCAACTCGACCGCGGCGAGGACCCCGCGCTGGTCGACGCCCTGCTGGCGGCCGACGCCGCCCGGCGGGCGGCGATCTCGTCGGCCGATGCGCTGCGCGCGGAACAGAAGTCCGCGAGCAAGAGCGTCGGCGCCGCGTCTCCCGAGGAGCGCCCGGCCAAGCTGGCGCGCGCCAAGGAACTCGCCGAGCAGGTCAAGGCCGCCGAGACCCAGCAAGCCGAGGCCGAGGCGGCGTTCACGGCGGCGCACATGGCGATCTCCAACGTCGTCATCGACGGCGTCCCCGCGGGCGGGGAAAACGACTACCGCGTCCTCGAGGTGGTGGGCGAACCCGCTCAGCTGGAAAACCCGAAGGACCACCTGGAGCTCGGCGAGTCCCTGGGCCTCATCGACATGCGGCGCGGCGCCAAGGTATCCGGCTCGCGGTTCTACTTCCTGACCGGTCGGGGCGCGCTGTTGCAGCTGGGGCTGCTGCAGCTGGCCCTGCGGCTGGCCGTCGAGAACGGCTTCATCCCGATGATCCCGCCGGTGCTGGTGCGCCCGGAGGTGATGGCCGGCACCGGATTTCTGGGCACCCACGCCGACGAGATCTATCGAGTGGAGGCCGACGACCTCTACCTGGTCGGCACCTCCGAGGTGCCGCTGGCGGGCTACCACGCCGACGAGATCCTGGACCTGTCCGGCGGGCCGCTGCGCTACGCGGGGTGGTCGTCGTGCTTCCGCCGGGAGGCGGGCAGTTACGGCAAGGACACCCGCGGCATCATCCGGGTGCACCAATTCGACAAGGTCGAGGGGTTCGTCTATTGCATGCCCGCCGACGCCGAGGCCGAGCACGAACGGCTGTTGGGCTGGCAGCGCGAGATGCTGGCCCACATCGGGGTGCCGTATCGGGTGATCGACGTCGCCGCGGGCGATCTCGGGTCGTCGGCCGCGCGCAAATTCGACTGCGAGGCATGGGTTCCCACGCAGGGCGCCTACCGCGAGCTGACGTCGACGTCGAACTGCACCACGTTTCAGGCGCGCCGGCTCTCGACGCGCTACCGCGACGAGGGCGGCAAGCCGCAGACCGCTGCCACGCTCAACGGCACGCTGGGAACCACCCGGTGGCTGGTGGCGATCCTGGAGAACCACCAACAGCCCGACGGCAGTGTGCGGGTGCCCGACGCGCTGGTGCCGTTCGTCGGCACCGAGTTGCTCGAGCCCGTCGGCACCATCGGCTAG
- a CDS encoding helix-turn-helix transcriptional regulator: MSESSHHGLATSSQALPPGARIERHRHRLHQIVYPSSGAVSVTTPAGTWSTPANRAIWIPAGCWHEHKFHGHTQFHGVALDPSRYRGGPAGPAVLAVNPLMRELIIACSRAGETDTDAHHRMLAVLHDQLQTTSVGEPLWIPTPVDVRLRQACALIAEDLREPLTLQQIGRRIGISQRTLSRLFSDELAMTFPQWRTQLRLQRALVLLAERRDVTSVASECGWATPSAFIDTYRRAFGQTPGRLSAKAL; encoded by the coding sequence ATGTCGGAAAGCAGCCATCATGGGCTGGCGACGTCGTCGCAGGCGCTGCCGCCGGGAGCCCGGATCGAGCGGCACCGGCATCGGTTGCACCAGATCGTCTATCCGTCCTCGGGCGCGGTCTCGGTCACCACGCCGGCGGGAACCTGGAGCACGCCGGCGAACCGGGCGATCTGGATTCCGGCGGGCTGCTGGCATGAACACAAGTTCCACGGCCACACGCAGTTTCACGGCGTCGCACTGGACCCCAGCCGTTACCGTGGCGGCCCCGCGGGACCGGCCGTGCTGGCGGTCAATCCGTTGATGCGCGAACTCATCATCGCGTGTTCGCGAGCCGGCGAAACCGATACCGACGCGCACCACCGGATGCTGGCCGTGCTGCACGACCAGCTGCAGACGACCAGCGTCGGCGAGCCACTGTGGATTCCCACCCCCGTCGACGTCCGGCTGCGGCAAGCGTGCGCGTTGATCGCCGAGGACCTCCGCGAGCCATTGACGTTGCAGCAGATCGGCCGCCGGATCGGCATCAGCCAGCGCACGCTGAGCCGCCTGTTCAGCGACGAGCTGGCGATGACCTTTCCGCAATGGCGCACTCAGCTCCGGTTGCAACGCGCTCTGGTGCTGCTCGCCGAGCGCCGCGACGTCACGTCGGTGGCGTCCGAATGCGGTTGGGCCACACCGAGTGCCTTCATCGACACCTATCGGCGGGCCTTCGGGCAGACCCCGGGCCGGCTGTCTGCGAAGGCGCTCTAG
- a CDS encoding TetR/AcrR family transcriptional regulator, with amino-acid sequence MVRPAQTARSERTREALRQAAMVRFLAQGVEDTSAEQIAADAGVSLRTFYRHFSSKHDLLFADYTGLNWFRAALDARPADEPVIDSVQSAIFAFPYDVEAVTKIAAMRGGELDQDRIHRHIRDVQADLADAIEAQLERRNCAAQRKLDARLRITVTARCIAAAVFGAMEAWMVGEDRSLGELARMSHVALESLREGISGTWVTVVSS; translated from the coding sequence ATGGTCCGGCCCGCACAGACGGCGCGCAGCGAACGCACCCGCGAGGCGTTGCGTCAGGCGGCCATGGTGCGCTTCCTCGCCCAGGGTGTCGAGGACACCTCGGCCGAACAGATCGCGGCAGACGCCGGAGTGTCGCTGCGCACCTTCTATCGCCACTTCAGTTCCAAGCACGATCTGCTGTTTGCCGACTACACCGGGCTGAATTGGTTTCGCGCGGCGCTGGACGCCAGACCCGCTGATGAGCCGGTCATCGATTCCGTGCAGTCGGCCATCTTTGCCTTTCCCTATGACGTTGAGGCCGTTACGAAAATCGCCGCGATGCGGGGTGGTGAGCTCGACCAGGACCGCATCCACCGCCACATTCGCGACGTCCAGGCCGACCTCGCCGACGCCATCGAGGCGCAACTGGAAAGGCGTAACTGCGCGGCGCAACGAAAACTGGATGCGCGGCTGCGGATCACGGTGACCGCCCGTTGCATCGCGGCCGCGGTGTTCGGCGCGATGGAGGCCTGGATGGTTGGCGAGGATCGATCCCTCGGCGAATTGGCGCGGATGTCGCACGTCGCGCTCGAATCGCTGCGGGAGGGCATCTCCGGCACCTGGGTCACCGTAGTTTCGTCATAA